TGCCATGAATAAGCAATCTTACTCGTTGTTTTTTTGCAGAAGCCATGATCATTTAAAAAAAGATCCTCGGAACTATTTCTTATTCTCAGTCTCAATCTTTTTTTCTTTCTCCGGGGTCACATCGATTTCATCTTCGCCTTTGGTGGCTTTTTTAAAATTCTTGATCCCTTTTCCTATGCTGGTCCCGATCTCAGGAAGCTTCCCTGCGCCGAAAAGAACCAATACGATGACAAGGATGATCAAGAGCTCCATCCATCCCAATCCGAACATATGTCGCTCCTTGGAGGCTGCTGCCCTCTTTAATGGGTTTCGGAAAACTCCAATTTCAGGGCCTGGTACTCGTCCGGTGTATTGATATTCCGAATTGAACGAAGTTCAGGGTCAAATCGGACCATCTCCTTTTCCGCAATATACCTCACATGAAGGGAACTCACCAACTCGT
This window of the Nitrospirae bacterium CG2_30_53_67 genome carries:
- a CDS encoding Sec-independent protein translocase TatA — encoded protein: MFGLGWMELLIILVIVLVLFGAGKLPEIGTSIGKGIKNFKKATKGEDEIDVTPEKEKKIETENKK